The window TACGGGCGCTCTTGATTTTAAAACAGGCATATCAATACTCTCGCTGCTTAACAAGGTCAACAAGAATTACCATAAGACGGTTATGATAATAACTCATAATGCGGCCATTGCCGATATGGCGGACCGCGTAATCAAGATGAGAAGCGGCCGAATCGTATCCGATACTTATAACGACAAACCTATCGCACCCGAAAGGATTGAATGGTAATGAAAAAATTCAATCTGCGTTTGTTTCGCCATATTTGGGAAGCCAAGGGGCAGTTCATTGCCGTATCGATGGTGGTGGCAGTCGGCATAATGACTTACGTGGCCATTTCACTGGCAGTGTTGGATTTGCAGGTTGGCGTGGAACAGTACTATAAAATGAATAATTTCCAGGACGTGAGCGTTGAGCTCACGAAGATAAACGAAGCGGGACTCGAGCGCATTCGCCGCATGCCGAGGGTGGAAGCCGTGCAGGGCAGGGTCTTTTACAGAACGCCGCTTAAGGTTGAAGACAAAGATGAAAAGGTCAACGTGGGCATTTCATCCATACCGGAGGCTGAAAACAGAATCAACGACCTGTACATTCTTGACGGTGGATGGATTCAGGACGAGCGCAGGGATGTGTTGGTCCTGGAACAATTTGCCGAGGCGAGGGGCATAAAGGTAGGAGATGTCGTACATCCTCAAATAGGAGGAAAGGAATACGAACTCGATGTTAGGGGCATTGTAGGCAGCCCTGAATATATATATCTTATGGAGGACGAGCAAAATCTGCTCCCACAGCCTTCAAAATACGGCATTTTCTATGTATCTGAGGAATTCGCTCAGCAGGCGTTCGGGTATTCGAAGTCATATAACGAAGTGCTTATCAAACTGAAGAATCCGGAAGAGGACGGCATATTCAAGGACGAGCTTGAAAAGGTGCTTGAAAGATACGGAGTCCGCCGTATAGTGAGACGGGAAGACCATGTGAGCAACCGGGTAGTCTCAGAGGAAATTAGGGGCGCAAGGCAGATGGCCAAAGCAATACCGTTGGTTTTTCTCGGTGTCGCCGCAGCCATAATAGCCATAATGATTTCACGTATGGTCAAGAACGATAGAACATCGATAGGAGTTTTGAAGGCGATAGGTTATTCCAACAGAGATATTCTGCTGCATTATACTGAGCACGCCTTCATAATAGGAGCGATAGGATCTATCATAGGAGTATTAGCTGGCTATCTTTTTTCGGGACCAATGGCTAATATGTATCAGGAATACTACAGAATACCGTTCAAGGTGCGAATTTTCTCATGGACGTATCTTGGAATGGGATTTGTTTTAAGCGCCATTTATTGCATAGGGGCAGGATTGTGGGGCGCGCGGAGCGTTCTCAAGATAGCTCCTGCGGAATCCATGAGGCCGGAACCACCAAAAAAAATCGGTAAGACTTACATACAAAGAGTCACTTTTATTTGGAAACACATTAGTTTCAGCTGGAAGGTCGTATGGAGGAATGTATTCAGGAGCAGGAAGAGATTTGTTTTTCTATCGGTGGGCATAGCCGTCACTTTTGCTGTGGCTCTCATGCCGGCCCACATGCTTAATGTGTTTGAAGCCATGTTTTACGATCAATACGGAGAGTTCATGCGCATGGATTACGAGATAGCGTATACGCAGCCTCTGTCCGAGCGTTCGGTAATGGAAATAAGCGAACTGGTTGATGTTTCGGAAATTGAAGGCAAGATAGAATTTCCATTCGAGATTGAAAACGGATGGAAAAGCAAGGTAGTAAGTGTCATAGGCCTGAAACCGGACACGGTTTTCTATCACCTGACAGATTCCGACGGCGGCGAGCTTTCACTGTCCCCGAACGGCATCCTCGTAAGCGAGCCCATGGCCTATATACTTGATTTGGAGAAGGGCGACTTTGTCAATGTGAAAAATTTCATACCGTTTAAGGATGATGTGAGACTTAGAGTGGACGGGGTAGTAAAGCAGAAACTGGGGCTTAATGCGTACATGGACATAGGCTTCATGCAAAAGTATCTTATGGACGACGAGATGATTACCGGAGTTATGCTGAATTCTACCGACAAGGTGAAGGAAAAAATGGAGGATGTGACGAACATATCCTCAGTAAACTCCATTGTGGACCTTAGGAATATCTTTAAAGATTTTACAAAGCTGACTTACGCAAGTCTTTCGGTATATGCATTCTTTGCAGGCATACTTGGGTTTGCGATAGTCTACAACTCTACAATGATGAGCATAAGCGAGCGTAGGCTTGAATTCTCTTCACTTCGAATCATGGGATTTTCAAAAAAAGAGATTAATAGGATTGTTCTTAAGGAGAATCTCATCATGACGGCCTTTGGCATTGTTCTCGGGATTCCATTGGGACGATGGCTTATGAGGCTTATGGAAACATCGTTTCAAACGGAATTTTATTCGATGACGGCGCCGATTGAAATGAATTCATATATATATGCGGCTGTTTTGACAGTGTTTTATGTATTGATTGCTCAATATTTTAGCTCGCTCAAGATTAAAAAACTCGATTTTATAGAAGCGCTCAAGAATAGAATAACTTAGAGGGAGGCCATTATGAAAATCGCATTGCATAAAAAATTGACAGAAAAGTTTAAAAGCAATAACAATCAAAAGAAGAAAAAAACGAAGAAATGGGTAATGATAGCAATTGTTTTGATAGCAGTCTCAGCCGGAGGGTTTTTCTATATGTCTTCGCAAAACAAAGGCCTGCCTGTGGAGGTTCACGCCGCTAAAAAGGGATCGGTTCTGGAGTACGTCGAAGAGACGGCATACGCAAAATCCGAGAATGAGCATGTTGTTTACTCGGACGTCAGCGGAGTCGTTAAAGAGGTTAATGTAAGAGAGGGCGACTCAATAAAAGCGGGGGATGTGCTTGCTACAATAGAAGGGGACGATATCGAGCTGCAAATCAAGAGTCTTTCGTCCCAACTCAGCGGGGCCAATGCTTCTGCTACATATTCATACGTTGAAGCGGCACGGCTTGCAAGGGACGAGGCTTCGCGCACTTTGGACAATATGAAGAAATTGTTTGAAGAGGGAGCAATCAGCCAGGATGATTATTTGAAGGCTCAGACAGCGTATAATGTGGCGCAGCAAAGCTATAGGCAGTTCCTCAGCCAGTATAACAGCGCGAGGGCTCAGAGCCAGACGATAGGATATGAAATCGATTTACTGGAAAACAGCCGCGACAAGTTGGCTATTACATCAAAAGAGGATACATTGGTAACTCGTATGTATGTCAAGGAAGGGGAATATGTTACTCCGGGAATGCCGCTTTTCGAAATGGGGAGCATGGAAGAACTCTTCCTTGAGGCTGACATACTCGTGAGTGATGTCGGCGATGTGAAAATAGGCCAGACTGTTTTAATCGAAAACGAGGACATCGGGCTTGAGGAGATAAAGGGCGTGGTGGAAAGAATATCGCCCAAGGCTTTCAGCAAGGTGTCGGAGCTTGGAATAGAACAAAAGAGGGTCAAGATCGAGATGGTTTCGGAAGCCCTTGCTGACAGAATTCGCCTCGGATATGAAGTCGATGTAAAAATAATAACCAGGCAGATGGACGACATTCTAAGAGTTCCCGACAATGCAGTTTTCAAAATTGGAGATGAGCCTCATGTTTTTGTGGTCGAAGGCGGAAAGACGGTCCTAAAGCCTATAAAGGTTATTTTTGAAGGCAACGATTATTTTGCCATAGAAAACGGCGTAGTGGAAGGCGATGTGGTTGTTCTTTCCCCGGGGAACGAGTTGGAGGAAGGAATCAAGGTTTCCGTTCCGGATAATAAATAAAAAACAAAAGGGTAAAAAAAGGTAAAAGAGAAAAAGGAGGAAATATATGAGTTATGAAACTTTGACAGCAATTAGAATTTACTTAGGTGCATTGGGGATGAAAATTTTAGGGGCATTGGTTGTTTGGTTTGTTGGGGCATTTGTGATAAAGCTGATAATGGGATTGATTGTTAAGGCTTTGGAAAAAAGCAAAGCCGATGAAACTTTATTTAAATTTACGAAATCATTTATTCGAATGGCTTTTAAAGTCATTTTGGTCGTTACAGTAGTTACCATACTAGGTGTACCCATGACAAGTTTCATTGCCATATTAGGGGCCGCAGGTTTGGCTATTGGCTTGGCTTTACAGGGCAGCTTGTCTAATTTTGCAGGAGGAGTTTTGATTCTCGTATTTAGACCATTTAACGTAGGGGACTACATCGATGCGGTTGGCTATAACGGAACTGTACGTGAAATACAGATTTTATACACGATACTCGTGACACCTGAAAATAAGACTATTATTATTCCAAATGGCAGTTTATCTAATAATAGCGTGGTCAATTATTCTCTAAATGAGACTCGACGAGTCGATATAACATTTGGAGTGGGTTTCGGGTCAGATATAACTGAGGTGAAAAAGGTTATTGGAGAGGTTGTTGAAGCTCATGATTTGATCTTAAAAAATCCGGAGCCTTTTGTGAGGCTTTCCGAGCACGGAGACAGTTCGATTAATTTCGTTGTTAGGGTATGGGTCGAAAAGGAAGACTATTGGACAGTTTTCTTTGACATGCAGGAGCAAGTTAAGGAAGCGTTCGACAGCAATGGAATAGAGATTCCATATCCGCACATGGATGTGAATGTGATTGGGAAATAATAACCCGGCTTGATTTAAGAAATGGATTATGTTAAAATGACCGCAGGTGGCATCGTTTTGAGCCATACTGCGGTTTATTTGTTTTAATACAATTTAATACAGATTGAGATTCTGCTCTGAGCCAATGGACCGAGACAGAGGTGACAAGACTTTTATGGATTATTGTGCCTTTCTATGCGATTGCTTAGGAAGGCTTTTATTGTTTTGTTTTCGCATGCCCGCCGGCTTTGAGCCAACGGGCGTTTTTGCATTTTTAAAT of the Peptostreptococcaceae bacterium genome contains:
- a CDS encoding FtsX-like permease family protein — encoded protein: MKKFNLRLFRHIWEAKGQFIAVSMVVAVGIMTYVAISLAVLDLQVGVEQYYKMNNFQDVSVELTKINEAGLERIRRMPRVEAVQGRVFYRTPLKVEDKDEKVNVGISSIPEAENRINDLYILDGGWIQDERRDVLVLEQFAEARGIKVGDVVHPQIGGKEYELDVRGIVGSPEYIYLMEDEQNLLPQPSKYGIFYVSEEFAQQAFGYSKSYNEVLIKLKNPEEDGIFKDELEKVLERYGVRRIVRREDHVSNRVVSEEIRGARQMAKAIPLVFLGVAAAIIAIMISRMVKNDRTSIGVLKAIGYSNRDILLHYTEHAFIIGAIGSIIGVLAGYLFSGPMANMYQEYYRIPFKVRIFSWTYLGMGFVLSAIYCIGAGLWGARSVLKIAPAESMRPEPPKKIGKTYIQRVTFIWKHISFSWKVVWRNVFRSRKRFVFLSVGIAVTFAVALMPAHMLNVFEAMFYDQYGEFMRMDYEIAYTQPLSERSVMEISELVDVSEIEGKIEFPFEIENGWKSKVVSVIGLKPDTVFYHLTDSDGGELSLSPNGILVSEPMAYILDLEKGDFVNVKNFIPFKDDVRLRVDGVVKQKLGLNAYMDIGFMQKYLMDDEMITGVMLNSTDKVKEKMEDVTNISSVNSIVDLRNIFKDFTKLTYASLSVYAFFAGILGFAIVYNSTMMSISERRLEFSSLRIMGFSKKEINRIVLKENLIMTAFGIVLGIPLGRWLMRLMETSFQTEFYSMTAPIEMNSYIYAAVLTVFYVLIAQYFSSLKIKKLDFIEALKNRIT
- a CDS encoding efflux RND transporter periplasmic adaptor subunit; the protein is MKIALHKKLTEKFKSNNNQKKKKTKKWVMIAIVLIAVSAGGFFYMSSQNKGLPVEVHAAKKGSVLEYVEETAYAKSENEHVVYSDVSGVVKEVNVREGDSIKAGDVLATIEGDDIELQIKSLSSQLSGANASATYSYVEAARLARDEASRTLDNMKKLFEEGAISQDDYLKAQTAYNVAQQSYRQFLSQYNSARAQSQTIGYEIDLLENSRDKLAITSKEDTLVTRMYVKEGEYVTPGMPLFEMGSMEELFLEADILVSDVGDVKIGQTVLIENEDIGLEEIKGVVERISPKAFSKVSELGIEQKRVKIEMVSEALADRIRLGYEVDVKIITRQMDDILRVPDNAVFKIGDEPHVFVVEGGKTVLKPIKVIFEGNDYFAIENGVVEGDVVVLSPGNELEEGIKVSVPDNK
- a CDS encoding mechanosensitive ion channel, which gives rise to MSYETLTAIRIYLGALGMKILGALVVWFVGAFVIKLIMGLIVKALEKSKADETLFKFTKSFIRMAFKVILVVTVVTILGVPMTSFIAILGAAGLAIGLALQGSLSNFAGGVLILVFRPFNVGDYIDAVGYNGTVREIQILYTILVTPENKTIIIPNGSLSNNSVVNYSLNETRRVDITFGVGFGSDITEVKKVIGEVVEAHDLILKNPEPFVRLSEHGDSSINFVVRVWVEKEDYWTVFFDMQEQVKEAFDSNGIEIPYPHMDVNVIGK